The genomic region CAATAGCTAAAAGTTATCATTTAGGCCGGACTTCACGCATGGTCAATAATTTTCCACATGTCATGTATAAACCAAGGACAATGTTTGTCTAAAAAGCCattagtaaataaaataaataaaaggacatgccgctatttaaacattataatactTCCACGTTCACATAGGTGAGATCTGTCAAGGATACTCCTTCAACTTTAACGCTCTCCACTCACACGAGctgcatatttttttttgtcattctaattctttttttgaattttccttaAAGAGAATGAGAAAAGAAGTTCTTAAACTGAGGCATTAGTACACTTAATCTTACTAGATGTATCTGCTTGGAAGATGCCAAAGACAAATTGATGATCAAACTTGACTTGGCAGATGATTCCAAGCCagattattgttcatgccttggCTATGTGTGTATTAGTGATAAGATTTTTCCCCCCACGTATTAGTGATAAGATGGCCAACTGACAAAGATAACACATGCGGTTATAAATTAGACTTTTCCCTGCAAATTAAGGCATTTGTTATCATGGAAAACCAAATAATAGAGAATGTGATTTACTGACGAAAAGTCTAATGGTACATGGCTAATTGGAAGTCGCGTAGAGGGAGAACTTTGGAAAGCCAAtagaaacttttttcttttataaaacaAAAACTGGGTTAAATTccataaagaaaaataaaataatattatccaCCTATCTAAGCTTGGTTGGTCAGAATTATCTTACATGTGCCGGTGATGAAAGATAATAGATACACAACAAATAATTAAGGTGCGTGCAAGTAAACTGATATGAATATAACtatcgtaaaaaaaaaaaagacgcaAAAGATGAACCTACTATAAGCACATATAATGACCGAATTAGATTTTTCATTGTGAAAAATACAATAGTGGaataaagttatttttttttgctctcacAGACCCAAGTATACCAACTAAATTCTCAGTACTCCTCCGTTGGCCAGCTATCAATTTAGTTTCAATTTCCTCTCTATAAAAACCCCTCAAGTCTCACTACTTTTTGTACCCAACACTCCTCAGACTATTCTCTCTTCTCTTATCTTCTCtcaattattttcttaagaatgaaaatggttgGCAAAATTACATGTTTCGTGGTTTTGTGCATGGTGCTGATTGCACCTCATGCAGAGGCAGTGACCTGTGGCCAGATTCAGGTCGGCGTGGTTAATTGCCTCCCTTATCTGCAGAATCGTGGCCCTCTCGGCGGCTGCTGTGGCGCCATTAAATATTTGCTGACGCTTTGCAAGACAACACAGGAGCGTAGAAAATCATGCGGATGCGTGAAAACAGCTGCTAATACTATAAAAGGCATCGATTTTGGCAAAGCCGCTGGTCTCTCTGGTGTTTGTGGCGCTAAGATTCCTTTCGAAATCAGCCCCACCGTTGACTGCTCCAAGTACGTTTTTCACTCTAGCTTCTTTCCTACTTTTTCTGTCTCAATGTAATGGTGTTTGACTGATcatgaagtttaaaaaaaaaaaatctttaaaatttatggtctaaaataagtatttatGTGACCATAGGTCACATTCATTAAGGGTAACATAACGATTTTTAAAGTTAATTtgttaataaatataaaaagatgtcattatttttgtaactgaaaaggaaaaaagtatcacataatagagggagtaatataaTTATCTTGGGCAGTGGCGTAGTCATATATAATTGTAATTCTAACTTGTGAcctaaaataacttttgaaCCACCTTTAACCCAACATTAGAATTTTCCCTTATGTTAAAGAAAAGCATGTTAAAGAAAAGCATaatagagggagtaatataaTTATCTTGGGCAGTGGCGTAGTCATATATAATTGTAATTCTAACTTGTGAcctaaaataacttttgaaCCACTTTTAACCCAACACTAGAATTTTCCCTTATGTTAAAGAAAAGCAAGAATTTATATTTGACCATAATTCTTTTAATCCTTCTTGCATTGTATAATTATTCGTCGAAAGGGATTCAATTCGAATCCCCTTCCGGCCTCTTTCTCCCCTGATTAtgggataaaaaaataacaatttccGCTATTACATATTGTTTTTTATCGTCTAACATATTGTAAATGGAATGgttattaaattaaattaaataatggCGCTACACCAATTATAATAacttagaaacttcaaatgtCCTGGATAATTGAAATTGGAATTGGTTGATTAGTGAGAAAGATCTTTACTGTACATTTATATAGCCGGTAAGTTTCTTGGTTGATGTTGATTAAATGAGGCAATGCAGGGTCCAGTGATGCTGATGAAAGAGATCTGTTTTCCACACCGTAATTTTGCAGTAGCGCAAtcatgtgtggagaagaataaGATTGGTCGAGTTTGATGCTTCTTAATTATGGATTGTGTCCATTCTCTCTCTATTTTTCTTGTGTGTCTTTTCAAGTCATAGTCAAGTCTTGTAATAAAACTTTGGAGGTTGCTTGTATTACAACCCAATCTTAATAATATATGTTCTATCTTATTAAGTTCAGTGTCTAGATCTTCCATTGTTTTAAAGGGTGATCAAAGCATTTTACCTCCTATAGGGCAACACGTAAGTCCTGAGGGGCTGATCATAAACCCTATATATTTAGTCCTTAATATTATATAAATTGATGTTCTAGgaatatatattcaaaaaagGTAGATTGTAGAAActtataaaataagaaaaaagatatatatatagaactGTTTTATCTAGAAAAAGACTAACCAAAGAAATCATTACGTCAAATATAAAGTACCATGACATTTTTGGCACGCTTCACCTCGAAATTCGATCCATAAACACCTTGTAAGTAACTGGTCTCATCCACGATTTCATCTCTATTCcatttttccttaatttacaTACGGATAAAAAAATAGGTGACCACCTTATATTCTCTTTTGAGATACTTATGAATAGAAAGTTGTGATATGTATGTTGGCAATAAGAGTCAACTCATAAAGGGTGTTGTAAAAGTTCATTAGGTAAATACAATAATTTTAGTAATTACAGTAACTCTATTATAGTTTtctatataagtatatgtacttTGTATAACGTAATTAAGAAATGCACGAGAGATAGAACCCACATATTTTCAATGTTGTCTTCTCTCACAATCAGAAACTAGAGTTTAAACTAGTATAGGAGGTTGATCCAACACATTGTGACAATCACCACCGACCAGTAACTCCATTCGCAATTCATCCAGTCTTTCGCTTCCGCTACAGGAAAAACCTGTAAGTTTGTATGTTACGATTATATTCTATCTAATTAGTTTAGATTAATTAGTTTCTTCATTGGTATCAGAGGCGTATATTGATTTTTTCGTCCGAAAACATATATAGAAGAATTCTGAATTTTTTGTGTGATAAACATAAAATTACGTGTatacattttatttaaaaagaagTTCTGACAAATTAATGAAGTTGGGCTACAGGCCCAATTCTTAGATTGCTatgtaatattaagaaaatggGCCTTCAGAAGTCGTTGGGATTCTTGCTTTAAAAGCTGGAAAAACCTTTTCTttcgcggattgtccttcttttgggggtggtctttcaattatgcccctcaaattggtggtctttaagtttttcgaaaaaaaaaaaggtgcgcCCCGAAAAATGCGAGGTTCTGGGTTTAAGCCCCCGGTcaggcataaaaataaaaataatttcgcaagacaaGACTTTGAGAAATgtctgccttatgcggcatAGGTTGTCTTACGGTATAACAAAAGTTATGCCGAATCTGGCATAGGTTGCTTTAAGGcattagttatgccttaagacaactTATGCCGCATAAGGCATACTTTTCCAAAAGACTTgacttgcgatttttttttaatttttatgcctgaaccggggttcgaacccagaacctcataATATTCTAAGCGAAGGACaagaattaaagaccagcaatttgagggacaaaaattaaagaccaccccgaataaGGGTCATTCCTGTGAATTGCCCGGCAAAACTAATAAGTTGGGCTGAAGGCCCATTTTCAATAGTCTTGTAATTTTTGGGCTAATTAATGGCCTAAATTAAAAATTACAATAAGAATTTTTAATTAGGGAATTGAACGGGAATGCCcataaatatttttacaatttatccttttccaaaaaaaatatttataaataccaACATTTATTTACCTTGTATACCTTTGGGATATACAATTCACTTGTTGTACACCTTAATAGTGTACAAGTACAACAATATGATCCAAATATTCTTACCGTTGAATCACATTGTTGTATACTATTAAGGTGTACAACATGTGAATTGTCTACCTCGAAGGTATACAATGTATAAAATTGTGCTCTGAAAATTGTTTAATGGTTATACACAGATAATTTTTTACCCCACCGCCACCGATAGTCCTGTAAAAAGTCCCAACTAAATGAACCAGCAATCACTTAAGAAGAATAGGGTTTCACAGTGAAACTTCCACTGAAAATTGGACATGCATTTGATGCCTATAAATCCTATTTATGTGGTAtcactttatttttcttattttttattttttacattaaTACCTTTTCTTATATCTAATATTTACAGTTGCACTTACAATTATCAAATTTCCAATAAATTAATTATAGTGGGAATGAGGCATTATTAAATCAATTTGAGATGAATTCTTTATTTGAAGGTTCACtttcttatgaagaagaaggtcaACTTATAGGCTCAACATCAAAATTTAAGAATAATTAATCAGAAATCGAACTTTGAAATGTTATagattgtaattttttaaattcaaaaattataaatCCAAACCGATATTATCATAAACTAATTCGAGCTATCCCAACACCGCACCTTACTTGTACGTAAATGCACATTGAGCGAAATTTGGTGAGTTCCTGAAATGTGTGAGCATGGCATGTTCAATTGCAAAGGCAACCATGCTCACACATTTCAGGCACTCACCAAACTTCACTCAATGtgcgtgtttttttttttttttttttttttttttttttttttttttaagcactCACCAAACTTCACAACATTTAAAGACACATTGGGGGAAGTTTGGTGAGTGCTTGAAATGTGTGAGCATGACACATGTTCATAGCTGCCTTCGtagttatttttttcaatttcaatcaacTATTTTTGtggcaatatatatatgtgtccatttcatatttttccttttaaaatacTTCATGCGAAAACCTTTTCCTAGAATAGAAGTGCACTTACTATTTAATTATGTCAAGGTATTCAGGTGAAATAACCCTATAATTAGCTCCCTATTCTTTAAATGAGCTATCATTTGACATGGCTCTCATCAAACACCGTCCCAGCAGTAGCTAAATTAATGCTTCAACAAGAATTTCGTTTGTGCATAATGATTGTATTTACTTGTAAATATATGGTTATAAGAgttcttttgaaagaaaaatggGGGTAGGAAAAATGGGGGACGAGATTACGAAGCGGGGAATCGAACCCTTAAcaataaggtgaaagttcaggtagtcaACCAACTGAACTACTAAAATTCCCcaaagatttcaaattttaacATGTCAAGGGGCATTCGATTATAAGGGTTCAAATCTCTTCTTGACATGAATATTTCCTGGCTACTGTAGAGGCATAAGATTTTTCGAATATTGTTAAATAACTAAGGGCTTTAACTAACACATTATAAACACATTATAAAGTTTGAACCTTTTCCACCAGAAattaagtatatgatgtttgatttttatataattttaagcTTCAGTTTCCTGTCTCTCTGCTTCTTCTCCCTTAGCATGGATATGACAAACAAAGACGAataatttgtttttgaaaatGGCTCATGGATATCTTATGCTTTTCCACATctaattttgagaattaaagaagaaaaatactACGACTccagttcttttatttttttgtcccTTTTCTTTTGTCTTCTTTATTGGAGTTTGGATTTCTGagaatttaattttgtgtcAGAATTAATGTATTAAAAGACTTTTTTGTAACTCGTCCGGGTAATCATCCCTGGGCGTGGCACTTGCAGAACAATCTGAGGCTCACCTGTGGGGTTTTGTTGTGTGAGGATTACACCTCGAGCGCCCAATTTGATGGCCTAAACACGCTCGCGGATCGCCCAACAACTCCTACGCAAATCATGTGTCACATTCCATAATTAGCATTAATGCTGACTCTCAAATGttttaacaaatgaatgatacAAATTATATTCATCTAAGGACAAATTAATCATCAAACTTGACTTGGAAGATAATTCCAAGTCAGATTTTCTTCATGTGTCAATATGTGATAAGATCTGGCTAACTGATAAAGATCAGGATGTGTTTATGATTAAGTTGTTTTTCTTTATTCATTGGTCATTCCTGCAAATTAGGACATTATATTGATTGTCTTGTAAAAGCAAACAACATAGGAATTTGAGTTAAGACGAAAGGTCTAATGGTAATAAAAAAGTTTTAATGTGGACATGGCTATTTAAACGCTATCATATACTGGAAGAACTATTGGAAGCCACGATGTTTGCTTTTTTGAAATAACAAAAAACTTTTTGTTAAAGATCGTAGAGGAAATCAAAACACAAAAAGAGGTTCGTGGAGGCAAAAAACATTAGATAATTTAATTTCTTCGCCCTTGCTAATTAAGTTTTGGTAGGATGAGTTACCAGATACATGTACTTGTAGGAGATCTAACAAATCTTTTCGATAGAATAGTCGAAGTCCACACAAATATCAcctatatataaaataagaaaaaaaacaaagaaaaacaaaaagatggATCCCAGTAGAAGCAGGCATAGACATAATGACCGaactaatttttcattttgacaGTGGTAAAGTTGGCCAACTGATACAGATTAAAGACAATGTGTAAATAAATTGGAGTTTTCTTCGTTTAATACATAATAAATTATTCATATAGGATAGTGAGACTAAAAAAAACTTATACCAGTATTTATCATGTCATAATACATTgccaagaaaaataaaactacGCTTGGATTAGGATAATGGTCCTAACGTGGTATATAAAATGTCTTATGCGCACGTGATAAGAACTAAACACTGTTTCAGAGAAGCCAATCAAgtggctaatttttttttggctaaaaagGCTTCAACTGGTCGCAATACTATCATGTATTCTAACTATCAAGAATTTCCCACGGAAGTGAAGGGCATGATACAACTTGACAAACTTCATATGCCTACTTTTAGGAGAAGGTTTGAGAAATGTAATTTCTTTGTTAGTTAGCATACTTTTTGATTAAGGAAGAAACTTTGTATAGGCTAATTCCTTCCTATAGATTGATCTTTTATTCAATCTATTTTTTTGTAGACTAGAGGCAAGGTTTCATATCCCCCTCTAGTCAATGTAAGTTTATCTTATTAATCTAATATGGTAGGGGTCAGGCCAAAACCCCCATACCTTAGGCTCACAACCTAATGGTGATGACTtaatattattgaaaaaaaaaaaaaaaaaacctgactTATAGTAGCGCCACCACCCAAAATTATATGGcataaaaaaactgaattttatTTAACCCAAGTATACCAACTAAATTTTCTCACTCTTGGCCGGCAGTTAATTAATTAGTTCAAATTTCAACTCTATAAAAatagaggcggatctaggatttggaGGCTGCgggtgccttttttttttttttttgaatccaAATAGAGTAAATTTTTTGTCGATTACATTAGGCTTCGGGTCGGATTATTAGTCTTTTCCATTTGTGTTAGACAAAACGAAAAAACGAAAATacataataattacaacaattTGGCACACAGATTAGATCTTTCCTACTTGTTTAAATATAAAAGCAACTGATTTGATGATATGTATTATTACTTTAAAAGCAAGTCAAGAGGAATTaaggaaatgaaaaaagaaaagtcaagaggaatttggaaattattaaAGGAAAGACGCAACTGATATTAAAGGGTTCCTACATTTGTGGAGTCAATTTGTAGAATTTACTGTTGTGCTGCTGTGCTGCCTATTTACTGCGGCAAGCCAAAAAGACAATTAAATGCTTTATGTGAGGATCGAACCCTATCACCAAGGAGGAAACTATTAGGCTATTGTTACTTTGGGTGACAATCTAGCAATTTATACGATttcatatgtatgtatacataacgtTTTCACCGAAGCTTGCAGGTGTTGTGGCATCCCACGGGCCTTAGTAGATCCCCCGTATAAAAACCCCTAAGGTCTCACTAGCTTTTGTACCCAACAGTCAAGCAAAACATTTATAGTATCATATCCATTACTTCCTCAAGCTTGCtactctctatttttttttttcggttaaTTATTATCTTTGTAAGATTGGAAATGATTGGCAAGACTACATATTTCTTCGTGCTCTTGAGCATGGTGGTGGTTGCACCCCATGCAGAGGCCGCAATGACCTGCGGCCAGGTTAAGGTTGGTGTGGTTAATTGCCTCCCTTATCTACAAAATCGTACCCTCTCGGGGCCTGCTGTGGCGTCGTtaaaggtttggtaaatgccgCTAAGGCCCCAGAGGACCCTAGGACTGCATGTGGTTGCGTGAAAACAGCTGTTACAGCCATCAAGGGCATTGATTTTGGCAAAGCTGCTGGTCTCTCTGGTGTTTGTGGCACCCACATTCCCTTCAAGATCAGCACCTCTGTTGACTGCTCCAAGTACGTCATTCACCTTCTTCCCTACCATAATACTCCCTctctttcaatttatttatgtGGTATTGTTCGAGATTTGAGAGTCAaactctttaattttaattgcgAGTTTGGAAATAGAATCTTAGAGTTTTTTTTGGAATGAAACTATTATTCCCTCCATccaaatttatgtgaaggtgtttaaCTGGagagtttaagaatgaaaattacatttttgaaacttgtggtctaaaacaagccttAAATATTTGTATGGCTATAATcgtctcattaagggtaaaatgagaatttcAAAGTTAAATTTTTACCAAATGTAGAAAGATGTCATTCTTGTTAGGACTAACTAAAAAAGATAgattgtcacataaattggaacaataggaatacatatttgaaaactatgtcaaaagtactataagtcataataattgacaattcaaaatatttaaaaagtgtGTAAGAAAATGACAAGCTGAATGGTGCCACATACATTGGGACAGAAGAATACTTAATTTGAGATACATAATGACAAGCTTCTACTACCCTTGTGCTTGATACTATTTCTTTTCTAGTCTGATCAACACAAATTTATATTTGGACATAATTAACTTAAACTTTCCGTATGTTATACTTAATGACATGATTTTGTAGTTACAGAAATGTCACGATATGTTTAAAATCAAAAGATCCAAAAGTCTAACATAAAATAGCAAGATCCAAAAGGTCTTACTCCTATGTTATTTCTCAAAACTCATACCCCAACCAAACCCCGTCACATAAGATGTGGTACATATTTATTATCGTCTAACTAACACGATACAAATGTATTTGTGCTAGCATTTCTAAAGTAAATTGAATAGAGTTACACCAACAGTAGTAAATTAGAAACTTCATAGCTCAATGCTCGATGTATATATTTCCTGATACATTGAATTAGCTGAAAAGTAGAAGATTATTTACATACCCAGTTTGTTTCTTGGCTAATATTGGTGTAATCTAATGCAGGGTCCAGTGAAGCTGGTGAAACCATGAAAGATCATGTGGAAAAGAATAAAATGGATCTGAGTTTGATCCTGCTTAATTATGGATTGTGTCCgttatatctttcttttttgtttgtgtCTTTTGGAGTCATATTGAGTCCCATAATAAAACTTTGGCGGTTGGTTGTATTACAATTCAATCTTTGCTAATACATATTCTATCTTAATTGGTTTTAGTGTCTCTTCCACGATCCCTGTTACCTGttcctttttttcccccttcaTTTACGTATGAATAGAAATATATGCCacctcatattttctttttataaaaatcaagatACGTAAAGTAGAACATAAGCTAATACCGGAAAAAAATGCcatataataaatattaaaaaaatattaatcatgGACAATTGTAATGATGGTGTATCGACTGATTGATCGATCGAGAGACGTGATTCATGAGATATTGAAATTCTACATGTCTTTTATTGTTTCCATCTGCTAGAATATTTTTCTTCGTAAATGGATGGGAGATTTAAACAACTAGTTACGTACAATTGCGATATTGTTGGTTTAAATCTTTCAGTGTGTTGTGAACCATGCTAACTCGACACGCTAGAAGTGGTAAATAAGACTGATCCAGTTGTGATGATTCGGCCGAGTAGAATATTAGAGAGTTTATTTGGGATCCAGGCCCAATTAGCAGTTGTTAAAAAAGACTAGAGGTTAGAAATAATGATTATGCATATTGAAGCTTTGGCTCTGTCAGTTCTTCTCATCTTCTCTTCGAAATTTGTCTCTCATCTCCTTTCTGATTACTATCCTATTTCTTTAAGTTGTTCTGCAATTCCTTTTGTTATTTACATTCTAGAGTTGTAATTTTCCAGTATTGAGATCAATATAGTATATAACACCTTATTGTTTGTGTTGAGAAATTGGTTAGTTTCACGGTGCCTCGATCTCTCTCCCAGCTCCTCATGACTAAGATAagaggggaaaagaaaaaggatggacATATTAAATTGTTTGCAACTCTTATCCTTATGTTGCATAGAGTCACATTGGGTCCTTTGACAATAGTGGCATCTAGACACAAGGTGATTACGAAATATGACAATAGCTTCATTAGAGGGCAGATTCCTCTTGTACAATTTTCGAACAAGAAATGAAATCTTAAAAGCGATTGTTTTGTGTTGCAAACAATTTAATATGTCCTAAGAATGTCATTCATATGTTTGTTCTTCAAATCGTGCCACACTACTAAACAAAAGCCCAAACCTCTAAAATAGACGCAGTCGGTTGGTCTTTTGGAAAAGCCGAATAAAACCGTCAGAAAATCGTTGGTCGGAAATGACCAGGTcggtttttgaaaaataaaatttatcgGTTTTTTAAATACATGACAAAAAAAAACACGGAGTTCGATTGGTTTTTAAATTACATAATTATAGAAATGCATCATCCAGGGATCGAACGCCCATCTTTACCATGGTAGGATACTATTTTACCATTAGACGCTTAGTGCTTGTTGGTTTAGGACTTTGGTTGTTTTATTTATACTCTTCAAGATCTTTTTTTCGTGATCAAAACCTATCGAATTACATTACCGACCGACATCGGTCGATTTTTCAAAtaagttgattcaagatttgacCCAAATACCTACCGACGTcattcaattttttgaaaattatttttcaattattttaaatactaaatCGACCGCTGGCCTTGGCAAGTTTATATTACAGAAGTGCAACCATTATATGTCTGAAGTTAGGCCTTGCAAGGCCACAATTTCAGTCAAAATGTCTATCTGAAGCTGGGTCTTGTCAAGGCCACAACTTCCATAAAAAGATGTCTAGGAATTAGCTCGTTAAGAATCCAACTTataagtttaaaaataaaaaaatctaaattATCGAATAGACTAATCCgaaattgaactttgaaaaatccAACCAACCCAAGCTTATTCGATTTGATTTAAATTATATTCCCTCCGGTTTAAAATAAGTATCTACTTAGCCTTTTTCACACTCCTTAATAAAACATTAAgaggtcgtttggtagctggttaggagtaagttattcatgtattaaaatcCTGCATAATAAAACTGTGTTTGGTAGCTAGTTATGAGGTGATCAGTgattcatgtataaaattaatacaatgtttggtttgcaatttagaaaccaACATAagtaatacatgtataagttatgagagaATCTATATGTTATTTTATGCAGGGCAAAAGGTAGAATAGCTAATATatgaataacttttttttttttttaatttccagcATAAGTGTCACGGGGGtgttgtatatcattttatacAAACACAAAAGGAGGGGAGGGATAGACCATACCCCTGATATACATGTACACGGATTGCAATCAATCCCTTCCTAAGAGAATGTTAAACCTAGTTAGCTATACATTCTCTGATATATACTGCTATCTATACAGTTCAGCTCACAAAAAAGTTAGCTTTGTCATATCTTATCCTCAAGTTAGGCATTTGTCTTTGatccaaaatataagctccaATGGCTCCTCTTGACATTTGTTGAATATTCTGAATTTATAAGAGGATTTTCCAGGGTTGTAGCATGCTTTGCTAAATAGTCGGCCACCTGGTTCCCTTCTCTCTAACAATGCTAGACAGTTGCTTCTTGTTGATCAACCATTTCAATGGTATCCTCAATGATGTCCTTAATGATTAGATTGCTAATGGTCctgtttttcaacatttccactACAATTAGTGAATCAGATTCAATACAACATTGCTTATATCCATTGTCTA from Lycium ferocissimum isolate CSIRO_LF1 unplaced genomic scaffold, AGI_CSIRO_Lferr_CH_V1 ctg657, whole genome shotgun sequence harbors:
- the LOC132045387 gene encoding non-specific lipid-transfer protein 2-like, encoding MKMVGKITCFVVLCMVLIAPHAEAVTCGQIQVGVVNCLPYLQNRGPLGGCCGAIKYLLTLCKTTQERRKSCGCVKTAANTIKGIDFGKAAGLSGVCGAKIPFEISPTVDCSKVQ